A stretch of the Terriglobales bacterium genome encodes the following:
- a CDS encoding ornithine cyclodeaminase family protein, with protein sequence MEILSEEQVERLLDPARCITALERAFRENFPGARMPTRIQLPAGERCVMLLMPCYDPALPGMGVKPRLLLAARRLTEIRTAAASALATRFLAREDARTLGVFGTGRQARSHLRILPLVRRFERVLVCGSTPDQSRQFARGIEAELKVRVEAAEARACVEQADVLCTCTTASEPLFDGSWIRPGTHLNLVGAFQPEAREVDDTTVQRARVVVDTYDGAMAEAGDLLLPMRRGVISREHLAADLHQLVSGKKPGRSSAEEITLFKSLGCALEDLVAASLVAEALGSGKG encoded by the coding sequence ATGGAGATTCTCTCCGAAGAACAGGTGGAGCGGCTGCTCGACCCGGCGCGCTGTATCACCGCGCTGGAGAGAGCCTTTCGGGAGAACTTTCCCGGCGCGCGCATGCCCACGCGCATACAGTTGCCGGCGGGCGAGCGTTGCGTGATGCTGCTCATGCCCTGCTATGACCCGGCGCTGCCCGGGATGGGCGTCAAGCCGCGGCTGCTGTTGGCCGCGCGGCGGCTGACTGAGATCCGCACCGCCGCCGCCTCCGCCCTGGCCACCCGGTTTCTCGCCCGCGAGGACGCCCGTACGCTCGGCGTCTTCGGGACTGGCCGGCAAGCGCGCTCGCATCTGCGCATACTGCCTCTGGTCCGCCGCTTCGAGCGAGTGCTGGTGTGCGGCTCCACGCCGGACCAGAGCCGGCAGTTCGCCAGGGGGATAGAGGCAGAACTTAAAGTAAGAGTCGAGGCGGCTGAAGCGCGCGCCTGCGTGGAGCAAGCGGACGTCCTCTGCACCTGCACCACGGCCAGTGAGCCGCTCTTCGATGGCTCCTGGATCCGTCCCGGGACGCACCTGAACCTGGTGGGCGCCTTCCAGCCGGAGGCGCGCGAGGTGGACGACACCACGGTGCAGCGGGCGCGCGTGGTGGTAGATACCTACGACGGCGCGATGGCCGAAGCGGGCGACCTGCTCCTGCCCATGCGCCGTGGTGTAATCTCCCGCGAGCACCTGGCCGCCGACCTGCACCAGCTGGTCAGCGGCAAAAAGCCGGGGCGCTCGAGCGCCGAAGAGATTACGCTCTTCAAGAGCCTGGGATGCGCGCTGGAGGACCTGGTGGCGGCAAGCCTGGTTGCGGAAGCGCTGGGGAGCGGCAAGGGATGA